The Sorghum bicolor cultivar BTx623 chromosome 6, Sorghum_bicolor_NCBIv3, whole genome shotgun sequence genome contains the following window.
TGCTTGTTCCAAGGGGGACGCTGATGCTCTGCTTTTCTCCCTTCTATATATTTCCGAAGGGAGGCAGGAGCAGTGTCACTTTCTCCTATCCTTGTCTTTATGTGGAAAAAATGTGCTAAATTGTGTACTAATCCATTCTGATCGATAGGTGGATTTGGCACTTACTTGTTTGGCATGAGCGAAACCATCGCCAAGCAAGCGACAGAGGCTGACGATCCTCAAAATGTCAAGAATCCTCACATCGGATGGATGATAGGGTTTCTCTTCCTTGCTAGTTTCATTGGCCTGTTTGCTCTTGTGCCTCTAAGAAAGGTAAACATTTCAACTCGCTTTTGTGCATAAAACTCTTGTGGCATCACTATATAGCACATACCAACTAATCATGAACTGAAATCATCGGTATAGGTTATGATTGTCGACTACAAGCTTACATATCCTAGCGGCACAGCAACTGCTTATCTTATCAATGGTTTCCACACGCCAGAGGGTGCCAAGCTTGCAAAGTAAATTATCTTAGTGTTGTTTTCCTTGCTGGTTTTAGTTATTATTATCTGTGGTACTAGGTGTAAAACAATATTAATAAATTCATACATTGTATTTTTCAGGAAACAAGTAAAAACTCTGGGAAAATTCTTCTTGTTTAGCTTCCTTTGGGGGTTTTTCCAGTGGTTCTACACTGGTGGAGATAATTGTGGATTCCAGAACTTCCCTACATTAGGCCTTCAAGCTTATAAGAACAGGTCAGAGCATCGACTATCTTGGTTCAGAAAAATAGCATTCACCATTGCTTGTTATAGCATTCTGAATGTACCAGTTTAGGACACTGATGAAATGGCTTCCATACTGAACTTTCGTTTTCAGGTTTTACTTCGATTTCTCTCCTACCTATGTTGGAGTTGGGATGATCTGCCCGCACATCGTGAACGTGTCTGTTCTACTGGGAGGCATACTTTCCTGGGGAATAATGTGGCCTCTAATTCGCAACAAGAAGGGTAGTTGGTACCCAGCCAGTCTCTCAGAAAGCAGTCTTCATGGACTGCAAGGTTACAGGGTACAGATCCATACAATCATCCATCTTTAGTTTTAACACCTGTTATAATCACCCAAGCAGCTAATCTGGAAATTCCTGACTAGTGCAGGTTTTTATATCCATCGCTATTAATTCTTGGAGATGTTAGTTTTAACACCTGTTATAATCATCCAAGCAGCTAATCTGGAAATTCCTGACTAGTGCAGGTTTTTATATCCATCGCTATAATTCTTGGAGATGGCCTGTACAACTTTGTGAAGGTGCTCATTCGCACTACCATAAGGTTTATATCCATGATGAAGAAAAACAGCACCCTTCCGGTGTCAAACAACGGCAGCCCCATCGCTGAAGCTGTTTCCTTCGACGACGAACGCCGCACGGAGCTGTTCCTGAAAGATCAGATCCCCAGATCAGTTGCCTATGGAGGTTACGTGGTTGTCGCTGCCATCTCAATCGGCACTCTTCCTCAGGTCTTCCCGAACCTCAAGTGGTACTACATCCTGGTCGCGTACATCTTTGCGCCCGTGCTCGCCTTCTGCAACGCCTACGGGACTGGCCTCACCGACTGGTCCCTCGCGTCCACCTACGGCAAGCTCGCCATCTTCATCTTCGGCGCGTGGGCTGGCGCGTCCAACGGCGGCGTCCTCGTGGGGCTCGCCGCCTGCGGCGTGATGATGAGCATCGTGTCGACGGCCGCCGACCTGATGCAAGACTTCAAGACCGGGTACCTGACGCTGGCGTCGCCCAGGTCGATGTTCATCAGCCAGGTGATCGGCACGGCCATGGGCTGCGTCATCGCGCCCTGCGTCTTCTGGCTCTTCTACAAGGCCTTCACCGACATCGGCATGAGCGGCAGCGAGTACCCGGCGCCCTACGCCATCGTGTACCGGAACATGGCCATCCTCGGCGTGGACGGCTTCTCGTCGCTCCCCAAGAACTGCCTCACCCTCTGCTACATCTTCTTCGCGGCGGCCATCGTCGTCAACCTGATCAGGGACCTGGTGCCGAAGAAGGTCGCCGGGTTCATCCCGCTGCCGATGGCCATGGCGATCCCGTTCTACCTCGGGTCCTACTTCGCCATCGACATGTTCATCGGCACCGTGATCCTCTTCGCGTGGCAGATGATCAACAGGGCCAAAGCCGACGCCTTCGGGCCTGCCGTTGCGTCGGGGCTGATCTGCGGCGACGGCATCTGGACCCTGCCGCAGTCCATTCTTGCGCTCGCCAAGGTGAAGCCGCCCATCTGCATGAAGTTCCTGTCCAGGTCGGTGAACGCCCAAGTGGACGGCTTCCTCGGAAATTAAACTGTGAAATTACGATCTGTCAGCAGTCAGCATGAATCACAAGTGTATATTGTGTTGATGCTCCATGCTGTAAAATGTACCGGGACGGGTAAATGTTGCTTCGTCACGATCTGCTTTTGCTGTACATGAGTAAGTACACTAGTCGTAGGAATTTGCCAAACTAATGTTTGCCGTACACGCGTCAGCATTATGGTACCAACAGCTGTATGTTAACTATATACTGTAAGACGTTTTGACTCGAAATTGTTTTCACTGTGACGAGTCAAAACCCATAATTAGCAGATACAGCTGTTACGACATGATGAGTCAAAACTCATATTTGATAGATACATTGCTCTTAcgtatctagacatagtgtatatctaagtgtataaaaaaattataaatttataaaatctaaaatgttttataatttgaaatgaaaGGACTACATGGCTTCAAATTTCATAACTACTCTATCTCATCGTATCGTCGATATCGGCAAGGGTAAACCAAAACGTTTTGACTCGAAATTCCCCTTCTCCAAGCGAAAGAACATCTGGGCCGTGCAATCCTGATCGAAAGGCTGCTACCAGCACCAGCCTACTGCCAACCAGATTCCCGGGACCCGATCATGACGTAACTGGATTCCAATTACTTCCAATAAATACGCCGATTACCAAGCATCAAGTCATCAACCGTGTCACGAACAATTAGGCACCCTCACCATGGCGAcgggcaccgccgccgccagcgcTTCCGGCGGCCCAGCCGTCCACGCGGGAGCCGACGCCTTGGAGTCAGGCGCCAGCCTGCTGCGGCGACGCCACGCCGACGGCCTTGCGGTTGCTGGTGcggacgacggcgacgacgggGGCGGCAATgccgaggaggaggtggtggcctCGGTGGAGCAGGCGTTCGAGGACAAGCCCGTGCCGTCGTGGCGGGAGCAGCTGACGGTGCGCGCCTTCGTGGTGGGGTTCatcctctccatcttgttcagcGTCATCGTGATGAAGCTGAATCTCACCACCGGCATCATCCCCTCGCTCAACGTCTCCGCCAGCCTTCTCGGCTTCTTCCTCGTCCGCCTCTGGACGAAGGCAATCGAGAGCATGGGCTTGCTCAAGCAGCCCTTCACGCGACAGGAGAACACCGTCATCCAGACCTGCGTCGTCTCCGCCTATGGCCTCGCCTTTAGTGGTAAAACCCCCAAACCCCAGAGTGCTTTCGTCATTACTTCTGATTAGGTTGTTTCTCTGCGTTCTCTTCCTCGTCAATTTTGTTAGATCAACAAGTTTCGGTGCATCACCAACGcggctctctttttttttttttgttctgttCTGGAGTTGAATCTACAGATTAGATCTATGCACAATAGGATTCACAGGTCGCTTTTATAGGAAAAATATACTGACTTTTTACGGAACAGATTTCAAATATCGATAAACATGGGGATCTGAAATATACATGGTGGATCTTTTCAGAGATTAATTCCGATTGTGGGCAAGACTGTGAATACTTTTAGCTTTTACATTGCAAGATGATTGCTACAAATTTTCTTGTTACTTTTCGAATTgtgaattatcaaataaaacaataCAACATTTTAGCCTTAATTCATCACAAAATTCCAATTGAACAGGTGGGTTTGGCAGTTACCTATTTGGTATGAGTCGAAGCATTGCTGAGCAAGCAACAGAGGCCAATGATGCCCAGAATATCAAGGATCCTCACCTCGGATGGATGATAGGGTTTATGTTCCTCGTCAGTTTTGTTGGACTTTTCGTTCTGGTTCCTCTGAGAAAGGTAGATGCTTCTTTTTACACTACTAATTCTTGAGGGATAACAGTATGTTAAAACAACCTTTCGATGGATATGTCGACTGAAGTAAATGCTTTCAGGTTATGATTGTCGATTACAAACTGACCTACCCTAGTGGAACTGCAACGGCTTACCTCATCAACGGATTCCACACACCCCAGGGTGCCGAACGTTCAAAGTAGGCAACATGAACTCTGCTAGCCTGTCACTATTACAAATCAACATGTGTTTATTGATAATAATGTAATCTATTTCAGGAAGCAAGTTCGAACCTTGGGCAAGTACTTCTCACTCAGTTTCCTTTGGGCCTTCTTCCAGTGGTTCTACACAGCTGGGGACGATTGTGGATTCACCTCCTTCCCATCACTCGGCCTTGAAGCTTACAAAAACAAGTCAGTACCACGACATCCCGGTCTCAGATTCGAACAATGCCAAATTTTGAGAGAGTAGCTCCACACTCTTTTACTATATTACTATATTACCATGCAGTCATGGACTAATGCATGCAGTCTTTATTTAATCTCTCTAGCTTAGGAGTTGTCTGCTGGTTATTGTTATTTTTATGATattattatgatctcatatatgATTTGTTATAATTCTATTGTCTTTAATtacttataaaaaaatatttgctGTTTTACAGGTTCTATTTTGATTTCTCAGCTACTTATGTTGGTGTTGGAATGATATGTCCATATATCGTAAATGTATCTCTTCTCCTTGGAGGTATCATTTCGTGGGGAGTAATGTGGCCACTTATCAGCACAAAGAAAGGAAGTTGGTACCCCGAATCTCTTCCTGATAGCAGTCTACACGGACTTAATGGTTACAAGGTGAATTACAATTAGTGATTTCAttcgaaaataaataaattacaaTGGGTCATACTAGAATTCAGAATTTTTGTGTTTTCACAACTACTAAGAACTGATGACGTATAATTGCAGGTGTTTATAACCATATCCGTAATTCTTGGGGATGGCCTGTACAACTTCTTGAAAGTATTCGGTAACACAATAAGGGCATTCATATCAATGTATTGGAAGAAACATGCAAACACACTTCCTGTGTCCGACAATGGGGGCCCTCCCGCCACAACTGAAACCGAGTCATTTGACGACAAGCGTCGCATTGAGCTATTCGTTAAGGATCAGATTCCCAAGTCAGTTGCATTGGGTGGTTATGTCTGTCTGGCAGCTATAACGATCGGCTGCCTCCCTCTCATCATCTCCCAGATCAAGTGGTACCACATTTTGGTGGCATACATCTTTGCACCTATACTAGCCTTCTGCAATGCCTATGGATGCGGCCTAACAGATTGGTCCCTCGCCAGCACCTATGGCAAGCTTGCAATCTTTGTCATTGGTGCATGGGCAGGGGCTTCACATGGCGGAGTGCTTGTTGGATTAGCTGCATGCGGTGTCATGATGAGCATTGTGGGAACAGCTTCTGATCTGATGCAAGACTTCAAGACTGGGTACCTGACTCTAGCCTCACCAAGGTCCATGTTCATCAGCCAGGTGATAGGCACTGCCATTGGATGTGTAGTAGCACCATGTGTCTTCTGGTTGTTTTACAAGTCCTTCGACATTGGTGTGAGTGGTGGCGCTTATCCAGCACCTTACGCCATCATGTACCGTAATATGTCAATCCTGGGCGTGGATGGCCTGTCCTTGCTCCCAAAGAACTGCCTCACGCTATGCTACATTTTCTTTGCTGTTTCTTTCGCCATCAATTTGATCAAGGATCTGTTGCCACAGAAGGTTGCAAAGTTCATCCCCATCCCCATGGCAGCTGCAATTCCTTTCTACCTTGGACCATACTTTGCTATTGACATGTTCTTGGGCAGTGTGATACTCTTCTTTTGGGAATGGAAGAACAAAGCTGAAGCAGACACGTTCACACCAGCTGTTGCATCAGGCTTGATGTGTGGTGATGGGCTCTGGGCACTGCCCCAGGCTGTTCTTTCTCTGGCCAATGTGAACCCTCCCATTTGCATGAAGTTTTTGTCGAGGTCTGTGAATGCCAAAGTGGACACCTTCCTTGGGAACTAGACGGGTGATAGTTTGATCGGAGTAGAACTCTCTTTCTTTTGTAAGATAAGATGAAAGCGGTTAAATAATTATAGTCATGTAAATTTATATTGGTCTAGTTGGGCAATGGTCATATTCTGTTTTACTAGTATTCAAGCACAATTGGATATTTTTTTCCTGATTTGTCAGGTACTGTAATTTTCTGGTTACCCTCTATCAAAAGAATTTGTCGTGGTCCAGATTATCTTATAGGATGGCAGATCAACTTAGTTCTGTGGGCAGAGAGTTAGGAACGTCCATCAGGTTCATATATGGTAGTAGACCTGGCTGGGTTTTCTCTGGACCCCACAAACGGCAGAAAGATGGAAAGGCAACGGCAGAAAGATGGAAAGCCAACGGAAATAGAGTATAAAAATGGAAAGGCAACGGGAAATCTCTATCTCTTTTCTCTATCTCTCTTCTTTATCTCTTCTTCTCTATCTCTTCTATTCTCTACACCTAAAAAGACTCTAAAGTCATAATGATTCCTCATCCGATAGAATCATATTCTACTTAAGCTCACACATCTGCATCGTACCCAGTTTTGACATAAAGATCGGATCCACGTGCCATGTTCAATACGAAATCCTCAGAGCTCACACCAAAGACGGAAAACAATCGTAAAAATAGAAAAGTCATCATCTATCTGGTGATTCTAAATCTCAATCCCTGCTAACACGTCTGTGTCTGATACGAACCACTTGGAGAGCTCGCACGTTCGCATCGTACCCAGTTCTTACATAAAGATCACATCCACATGCCATGTCCAATACAAAATCCTAAGAGCTTATACGTCCATATCCGATCACCGAGGTACAGTTCAAAAAGATGGTAACCCCGTGCTACACACGGGCAACAACAGA
Protein-coding sequences here:
- the LOC8082850 gene encoding probable metal-nicotianamine transporter YSL11, which produces MATGTAAASASGGPAVHAGADALESGASLLRRRHADGLAVAGADDGDDGGGNAEEEVVASVEQAFEDKPVPSWREQLTVRAFVVGFILSILFSVIVMKLNLTTGIIPSLNVSASLLGFFLVRLWTKAIESMGLLKQPFTRQENTVIQTCVVSAYGLAFSGGFGSYLFGMSRSIAEQATEANDAQNIKDPHLGWMIGFMFLVSFVGLFVLVPLRKVMIVDYKLTYPSGTATAYLINGFHTPQGAERSKKQVRTLGKYFSLSFLWAFFQWFYTAGDDCGFTSFPSLGLEAYKNKFYFDFSATYVGVGMICPYIVNVSLLLGGIISWGVMWPLISTKKGSWYPESLPDSSLHGLNGYKVFITISVILGDGLYNFLKVFGNTIRAFISMYWKKHANTLPVSDNGGPPATTETESFDDKRRIELFVKDQIPKSVALGGYVCLAAITIGCLPLIISQIKWYHILVAYIFAPILAFCNAYGCGLTDWSLASTYGKLAIFVIGAWAGASHGGVLVGLAACGVMMSIVGTASDLMQDFKTGYLTLASPRSMFISQVIGTAIGCVVAPCVFWLFYKSFDIGVSGGAYPAPYAIMYRNMSILGVDGLSLLPKNCLTLCYIFFAVSFAINLIKDLLPQKVAKFIPIPMAAAIPFYLGPYFAIDMFLGSVILFFWEWKNKAEADTFTPAVASGLMCGDGLWALPQAVLSLANVNPPICMKFLSRSVNAKVDTFLGN
- the LOC8056023 gene encoding probable metal-nicotianamine transporter YSL12 — encoded protein: MAPQTTAAAGGGGEEAVEEASTLRHRPNAAKNGGEEDQANNGVASSQLPLPTAEGEGNAALSVERVFAEQAVPSWREQLTVRAFVVSFFLAVMFSIIVMKLGLTTGIIPSLNVSAGLLGFFFVRLWTAAIERVGLLKQPFTRQENTVIQTCVVAAYDIAFSGGFGTYLFGMSETIAKQATEADDPQNVKNPHIGWMIGFLFLASFIGLFALVPLRKVMIVDYKLTYPSGTATAYLINGFHTPEGAKLAKKQVKTLGKFFLFSFLWGFFQWFYTGGDNCGFQNFPTLGLQAYKNRFYFDFSPTYVGVGMICPHIVNVSVLLGGILSWGIMWPLIRNKKGSWYPASLSESSLHGLQGYRVFISIAIILGDGLYNFVKVLIRTTIRFISMMKKNSTLPVSNNGSPIAEAVSFDDERRTELFLKDQIPRSVAYGGYVVVAAISIGTLPQVFPNLKWYYILVAYIFAPVLAFCNAYGTGLTDWSLASTYGKLAIFIFGAWAGASNGGVLVGLAACGVMMSIVSTAADLMQDFKTGYLTLASPRSMFISQVIGTAMGCVIAPCVFWLFYKAFTDIGMSGSEYPAPYAIVYRNMAILGVDGFSSLPKNCLTLCYIFFAAAIVVNLIRDLVPKKVAGFIPLPMAMAIPFYLGSYFAIDMFIGTVILFAWQMINRAKADAFGPAVASGLICGDGIWTLPQSILALAKVKPPICMKFLSRSVNAQVDGFLGN